From the Deinococcus radiophilus genome, one window contains:
- a CDS encoding peptidase associated/transthyretin-like domain-containing protein, giving the protein MTRRPVPRVEMEWETPAVLAPAPHPALWPWLLSGLVSLGLLGGSLWLSRALSVPNAPATVPQCCQLTYEVRGAGRGVPVRVRALEAPPLLTLTPEQTTTAAPGTVALPGPGKYRVRVSADGYAPQTATVQVPSAAPVVLELE; this is encoded by the coding sequence ATGACCCGGCGGCCTGTACCACGAGTAGAGATGGAGTGGGAGACACCGGCAGTGCTGGCGCCTGCCCCGCACCCCGCGCTGTGGCCGTGGCTGCTGAGTGGACTGGTTTCGCTGGGCTTGCTGGGTGGGTCGCTGTGGCTTTCCAGGGCGCTGAGTGTGCCGAATGCCCCGGCCACTGTGCCCCAATGCTGCCAGCTGACCTACGAGGTGCGCGGCGCAGGCCGTGGTGTGCCGGTGCGTGTCCGGGCCCTGGAAGCGCCGCCGCTGCTCACACTGACGCCTGAGCAGACCACCACTGCGGCACCGGGGACGGTCGCCCTGCCCGGTCCTGGCAAGTACCGTGTGCGCGTGAGCGCTGACGGCTACGCTCCGCAGACGGCGACCGTTCAGGTGCCGAGCGCCGCTCCGGTAGTGCTGGAACTGGAGTAG
- a CDS encoding 4Fe-4S binding protein: MWEQWLDRLADMGTPEPRYTAQRCLRERQAIGGCDLCAQACPHEAVILGPLGNAVTIDPDLCTGCGLCVQTCPSGALEYDLSGPLGSVREQRSGPEATTPNSEATLTCSQSGAGGPAVTCLGRVTPALLSAAGAWQVPLTLLHGDCAACPVGAASVPQRLHRVVQDAERLRAATGQPAQVTVRRAEAQDAERAQRVTRRGALGQLVSSGRRELVGLIPERPLPFVDWSEPEQRTPEEWRWRKASLQPTPPPGSAVYWPAPLVDDSCMDCPVCSNVCPTEAITRTHDAAGTLHLTLDLSACTGCMACVDSCPPRAMHRQNHWQASALEAPLILFEKMR, from the coding sequence ATGTGGGAACAGTGGCTGGACCGCCTGGCCGATATGGGTACGCCAGAGCCCCGCTATACGGCTCAGCGCTGCTTGCGTGAGCGTCAGGCTATAGGTGGATGTGACCTGTGTGCCCAGGCCTGCCCACATGAGGCTGTCATTCTGGGACCACTGGGGAACGCTGTGACGATTGATCCCGACCTCTGCACCGGCTGCGGGCTGTGTGTGCAAACCTGTCCCAGCGGCGCGCTGGAGTATGACCTCAGCGGTCCTCTGGGAAGCGTCCGCGAGCAGCGCAGCGGGCCAGAGGCCACCACCCCGAATTCTGAAGCCACACTGACCTGTTCGCAGAGCGGCGCAGGTGGACCAGCCGTGACCTGCCTGGGCCGCGTGACTCCGGCACTCCTCTCAGCGGCGGGGGCCTGGCAGGTACCGCTGACCCTACTTCACGGCGACTGCGCGGCCTGCCCGGTGGGAGCAGCGTCGGTCCCGCAGCGTCTGCACCGCGTGGTGCAGGATGCAGAGCGGCTCAGGGCGGCCACTGGGCAACCGGCCCAGGTGACAGTCCGCCGCGCCGAAGCCCAGGATGCCGAGCGGGCGCAGCGCGTCACCCGCCGGGGCGCCTTGGGGCAACTGGTCAGCAGTGGCCGGCGCGAGCTGGTGGGTCTGATTCCTGAACGTCCTTTGCCGTTCGTGGACTGGAGCGAACCGGAACAGCGCACCCCCGAGGAATGGCGCTGGCGCAAGGCCAGTCTGCAGCCCACTCCTCCGCCCGGTAGCGCGGTGTACTGGCCTGCCCCGCTGGTGGACGACAGCTGTATGGACTGCCCGGTCTGCTCTAACGTCTGCCCGACCGAAGCGATTACCCGCACCCACGACGCCGCAGGAACCCTGCACCTCACCCTGGACCTGAGCGCCTGTACGGGCTGTATGGCCTGTGTGGACAGTTGCCCACCCCGCGCCATGCACCGCCAGAACCACTGGCAAGCTTCTGCCCTGGAAGCGCCCCTGATCCTGTTCGAGAAAATGCGCTGA
- a CDS encoding Nif3-like dinuclear metal center hexameric protein has protein sequence MTANPNTTSSETRSRPGPPRAELIQWLNDYLDTDAFDDVSLNGLQIEGRDTVTRVAASVDTSLRSLQAAADAGADLLLVHHGLFWGKPLPLSGPHGQRVRLAMEAGLNLYASHLPLDHHREVGNNAMIARALGLEDLEDFGEYGGRKYGLAGTLPRELDLQDFADRVQKLTGEICLVHSGAHPFVHRIGINSGEGAGLIPEAARMGLDTLLTGEPEHKYFHDAFEYGLNAVFAGHYETEVFGVRALAAKIEEEFGLPWQFIHQPTGL, from the coding sequence ATGACCGCCAATCCCAACACCACGTCCTCCGAGACCCGGAGCCGCCCAGGGCCCCCCCGCGCCGAACTGATTCAGTGGCTCAACGACTACCTCGACACCGACGCCTTTGACGATGTGAGTCTCAATGGCCTGCAAATTGAGGGCCGTGACACCGTGACCCGCGTGGCTGCCAGCGTGGACACCAGCCTGCGCTCGCTGCAAGCTGCCGCCGACGCCGGAGCTGACCTGCTGCTGGTGCATCACGGCCTGTTCTGGGGCAAGCCGCTGCCGCTGAGCGGGCCGCACGGCCAGCGTGTGCGCTTGGCGATGGAGGCGGGGCTGAACCTATACGCCTCGCACCTGCCGCTTGATCACCACCGCGAAGTCGGCAACAACGCCATGATCGCCCGCGCCCTGGGCCTGGAAGACCTGGAGGACTTCGGAGAGTACGGCGGGCGCAAATACGGCTTGGCGGGCACCCTGCCGCGTGAGCTGGATTTGCAGGACTTCGCCGACCGGGTCCAGAAACTCACCGGCGAAATCTGCCTCGTGCACTCGGGCGCTCATCCCTTCGTGCACCGCATCGGGATCAATTCGGGCGAAGGTGCAGGCCTGATTCCCGAAGCGGCGCGGATGGGTCTGGACACCCTGCTGACCGGCGAACCGGAGCACAAATACTTCCATGACGCTTTCGAGTACGGCCTGAACGCTGTCTTTGCCGGCCACTACGAAACCGAAGTGTTCGGTGTGCGCGCCCTGGCGGCCAAGATCGAGGAAGAGTTCGGGTTGCCGTGGCAATTTATTCATCAGCCCACTGGACTGTGA
- a CDS encoding integrase core domain-containing protein, which produces MLRDHPKLSLSQFAAEVERPYHVLRDARQNAERSAQRTERRQHVLEEVRLKALEEPLSGYRLIYQALQQDVLRPAPGLHTVRRCMVELKVQRPVPRKKRRLPVSPTPIVLWPAGRRIQMDATRLSLPDGICWAYLVLDVESRALLHIEVVRNLSASSAVTALQRGVHVLHHLGIDEQLLIMTDGGSDFTSGAFQAACQEPGNWVRAKVSQKRGMGILERLNRTFKYDGVFREELTNIAQLRAFSTKFKNWYNSGRRHSSLGYAYPWVKLLEATESSNVA; this is translated from the coding sequence TTGCTCAGAGACCACCCGAAGCTCAGCCTCAGTCAATTTGCGGCTGAGGTTGAGCGTCCATATCATGTCCTGCGCGATGCCCGGCAGAACGCAGAGCGTTCTGCACAGCGGACGGAGCGACGTCAGCACGTCCTGGAAGAGGTACGGCTGAAAGCCCTTGAAGAGCCACTCAGCGGCTACCGTCTGATTTATCAGGCCCTACAACAAGATGTTCTGCGGCCTGCTCCGGGCCTCCATACTGTTCGTCGCTGCATGGTGGAGTTGAAGGTGCAGCGCCCAGTCCCCAGAAAGAAGCGCCGTCTGCCGGTGTCCCCTACGCCTATCGTTCTCTGGCCAGCGGGCCGCCGAATTCAGATGGATGCCACACGGCTCAGCCTACCGGACGGGATCTGCTGGGCTTATCTTGTCCTGGACGTAGAAAGTCGCGCACTGCTGCACATTGAAGTGGTCCGGAATCTCTCTGCCAGCAGCGCGGTCACCGCGCTGCAACGAGGAGTCCATGTGCTGCACCATCTCGGCATAGACGAGCAGCTCCTGATCATGACTGATGGTGGCTCAGATTTTACGTCTGGCGCATTCCAGGCGGCCTGTCAGGAGCCGGGCAACTGGGTACGGGCCAAGGTCTCACAGAAGCGAGGAATGGGCATCCTGGAAAGGCTCAACCGGACCTTCAAATATGACGGCGTCTTCCGGGAAGAATTGACGAATATTGCCCAGCTTCGTGCGTTCAGCACGAAGTTTAAAAACTGGTACAACTCTGGAAGGAGACATTCCAGTCTGGGGTATGCCTACCCCTGGGTTAAACTGCTGGAAGCTACGGAATCTTCGAACGTGGCCTGA
- a CDS encoding ABC transporter permease, translating to MPKASDLTLDPRKVRLIAGLSLKESLRKRLVAVLLILTALFVGFYLYGIYRMYLDFQTRPGGLDPVTGELGSALFPVNFATIFGMYLVAFLGSLMAVLSTVGSVSADVESGVVQSVVSRPVSRAELVMGRWLGFSVVNVGYVLLVSVVMLAGIYLITGFLPPSPLAAISLMLLGILLITALTVLGSTLFTTLANGIGVFVLYGVGIAGGILNSIGNMVNSPTMLTLARVANTLMPTNEMWLGASYFLQHPEFTSTMSMSPAPLPFIGTDPVGVGMILWSAALTVLAVLAAMWHFSRRDL from the coding sequence ATGCCTAAGGCCAGTGACCTGACGCTGGACCCGCGCAAGGTGCGCCTGATTGCGGGCCTGTCGCTTAAAGAATCGCTGCGTAAGCGGCTGGTGGCGGTGCTGCTGATTCTCACGGCGCTGTTCGTGGGCTTTTATCTGTACGGCATCTACCGCATGTACCTGGATTTTCAGACTCGGCCCGGCGGCCTGGATCCGGTCACCGGCGAGCTGGGCAGCGCCCTGTTTCCGGTCAACTTCGCCACCATTTTCGGGATGTACCTGGTGGCCTTTTTAGGGTCACTCATGGCGGTCCTCAGCACCGTGGGGTCGGTCAGCGCCGACGTCGAAAGCGGGGTGGTGCAGAGCGTGGTGTCACGCCCGGTCAGCCGCGCCGAACTGGTGATGGGCCGCTGGCTGGGCTTTAGCGTGGTAAATGTCGGCTACGTGCTGCTGGTCAGCGTGGTGATGCTCGCGGGCATCTACCTGATCACTGGGTTCTTGCCTCCCTCACCGCTGGCGGCCATCTCGCTGATGCTGCTGGGCATCTTGCTGATTACGGCGCTGACGGTGCTGGGCAGCACCCTCTTTACCACGCTGGCCAACGGCATCGGGGTCTTCGTGCTGTACGGAGTAGGCATCGCCGGGGGCATCCTCAACTCCATCGGGAACATGGTCAACAGCCCCACCATGCTGACCCTGGCCCGCGTCGCCAACACGCTGATGCCGACCAACGAGATGTGGCTGGGGGCCAGCTATTTCTTGCAGCATCCAGAATTCACGTCCACCATGAGCATGTCGCCTGCGCCGCTGCCATTTATCGGCACCGACCCGGTCGGCGTCGGCATGATTCTGTGGAGCGCAGCCCTCACGGTGCTGGCGGTGCTGGCCGCCATGTGGCACTTTAGCCGCCGCGACCTGTAA
- the tmk gene encoding dTMP kinase, with protein MAEGGDYHLPFITFEGPEGAGKSTQLARLVARLAALDVPHTVTKEPGGTSAGDRIRAAVLDPELHIEPLAEFLLYSASRAQLVREVLRPALARGEAVICDRYADSTLAYQGYGRGLPMDFLQTVTAEATGGLTPNLTVLLDLDPALGLERVVVRGQKDRLEQADLGFHGRLRQGFLTLAAGQPERWLVLDATRPADELEETIWGRVEGLLAQ; from the coding sequence ATGGCAGAGGGAGGGGACTACCACCTACCATTCATCACCTTCGAGGGGCCTGAAGGCGCAGGCAAAAGCACCCAGCTGGCAAGGCTGGTCGCGCGGCTGGCTGCACTGGATGTGCCGCACACCGTGACCAAGGAACCGGGTGGCACGTCTGCTGGGGACCGCATCCGGGCAGCCGTCCTAGACCCTGAGCTGCACATCGAACCGCTGGCGGAATTTCTGCTGTACTCGGCCAGCCGCGCTCAGCTGGTCCGTGAGGTGCTGCGCCCGGCACTGGCCCGTGGCGAGGCCGTGATTTGCGACCGCTACGCCGACTCCACACTGGCCTATCAGGGCTACGGACGCGGACTGCCAATGGACTTTCTGCAGACTGTGACGGCCGAAGCGACTGGCGGTCTAACACCCAACCTGACGGTCCTGCTGGACCTAGACCCGGCACTGGGGCTGGAGCGAGTAGTGGTACGTGGCCAGAAAGATAGGCTGGAACAGGCCGACTTGGGCTTTCACGGACGGCTGCGTCAGGGTTTTCTCACGCTGGCCGCCGGGCAGCCGGAGCGCTGGCTGGTCCTGGACGCCACGCGCCCGGCGGATGAGCTGGAAGAGACAATCTGGGGACGAGTTGAGGGCCTGTTGGCCCAGTAA
- a CDS encoding alpha/beta fold hydrolase: MALTTRSILGAALLGALSVRLWPHRTRRLHPPLGRLLDLPSGQVHLIEGGPVNAPPTVLIHGSDGVTHDWPTSPLWERLVGDLRLIAPDRLGHGYTPPGPEVTVAANAQQLSEVLDALNLKRVTLVGHSYGAPIALALARQQPERVGALVLISPLAYPAPGLTRLLARLVAWPPLEWLVTRILLIPLGYAVVELEGSRAFAPVPMPHAWRRMMRAFSLRRTQLLALAEENRTISRELEGLVPGYAALRCPVLILAGQHDRLSPAEDHAVPLAQAIWGAELNLLDGGHQLHWTHPDVVADTVRHATALGQAGER, from the coding sequence GTGGCCCTGACGACCCGTTCCATCCTAGGTGCAGCTTTACTGGGCGCTCTCAGCGTCAGGCTCTGGCCGCACCGGACCCGGCGACTGCACCCACCGCTGGGCCGTTTGCTGGACCTCCCTTCGGGGCAAGTACACCTGATAGAAGGTGGTCCTGTAAACGCACCGCCCACCGTATTGATTCATGGCAGCGATGGCGTCACCCACGACTGGCCCACCTCGCCGCTGTGGGAACGTTTGGTGGGGGACCTGCGCTTGATCGCCCCGGACCGCCTGGGGCACGGCTACACCCCACCGGGGCCTGAAGTGACCGTGGCGGCGAACGCCCAGCAGCTGTCCGAAGTACTGGACGCACTTAACCTGAAACGGGTCACGCTGGTCGGGCACTCCTACGGCGCGCCGATTGCGTTGGCGCTGGCACGGCAGCAACCGGAGCGGGTCGGCGCACTGGTGCTGATCTCGCCCCTGGCCTACCCGGCGCCGGGCCTGACCCGCTTGCTGGCCCGACTGGTCGCCTGGCCGCCCCTAGAGTGGCTGGTCACCCGTATTTTGCTGATCCCACTCGGTTACGCTGTGGTCGAACTGGAAGGCTCGCGGGCCTTCGCCCCGGTCCCCATGCCCCATGCCTGGCGGAGGATGATGCGGGCCTTCTCGCTGCGGCGCACCCAACTGCTGGCCCTGGCCGAGGAAAACCGCACCATCTCGCGTGAGTTGGAAGGACTGGTCCCAGGCTACGCGGCGCTACGCTGTCCAGTGCTGATTCTGGCCGGACAGCATGACCGTCTCTCCCCTGCCGAGGATCATGCAGTGCCACTGGCACAGGCCATCTGGGGGGCCGAGTTGAACCTCTTGGACGGCGGCCACCAACTGCACTGGACCCACCCGGACGTGGTCGCGGACACGGTGCGCCACGCCACTGCTCTTGGCCAGGCGGGTGAGCGCTGA
- a CDS encoding ABC transporter ATP-binding protein — protein sequence MTAPPVILTQQLRKAYGPKVAVRGLDLRVERGEVFGFLGPNGAGKSTTVKMLLGLVRPTSGAVQVLGGSPDNPAVRARLGFLPEQFRFQTWMTGHEFLTFHAQLAGLGRAETRTRIPEVLERVGLGGRGGENLGGYSKGMLQRAGLASALLARPELVFLDEPTSALDPIGRMEVRRIIEDLRAEGVSIFLNSHLLSEVAQVCDRVAFVRGGEVLRQGPMREVMGSDLRVRVRVDELTPPVLAALTEFGPLISQQENTAEIGLSSEEQLPQLAHRLGDLGAALYELTPLRPELEDIFLELVGQSGDASHAHAAQEAAHA from the coding sequence ATGACTGCACCCCCGGTTATCCTGACCCAGCAGCTCCGCAAAGCGTATGGCCCTAAGGTGGCCGTTCGGGGGCTGGACCTCCGTGTAGAGCGCGGCGAAGTCTTTGGCTTTCTCGGTCCCAACGGCGCAGGCAAAAGCACCACTGTCAAGATGTTGCTGGGGCTGGTGCGGCCCACTTCCGGCGCAGTGCAGGTGCTGGGCGGCTCGCCGGACAATCCGGCAGTCCGCGCCCGGCTGGGGTTCTTGCCCGAACAGTTCCGTTTTCAGACCTGGATGACCGGGCATGAATTCCTGACGTTTCACGCGCAGCTGGCCGGACTGGGCCGTGCAGAGACGCGTACCCGGATTCCTGAGGTGCTGGAGCGGGTGGGCCTGGGAGGACGCGGCGGCGAGAACCTGGGCGGTTACTCCAAGGGCATGCTGCAGCGCGCCGGGCTGGCCTCGGCGCTGCTGGCGCGGCCCGAACTGGTCTTTCTGGACGAACCGACCAGCGCCCTGGACCCGATTGGGCGCATGGAGGTGCGCCGGATTATCGAGGACCTGCGCGCAGAGGGGGTCAGCATCTTTCTGAACTCGCACCTGCTGTCGGAGGTGGCGCAGGTCTGTGACCGGGTCGCGTTCGTGCGTGGGGGCGAGGTGCTACGCCAAGGCCCAATGCGTGAGGTGATGGGCAGTGATCTGCGGGTGCGGGTCCGGGTAGATGAACTGACGCCGCCCGTGCTGGCTGCCCTGACCGAATTTGGCCCGCTGATCAGTCAGCAGGAGAACACCGCCGAAATCGGCCTAAGCAGCGAAGAGCAGCTGCCGCAGCTGGCCCACCGCCTGGGAGACTTGGGGGCGGCGCTGTACGAACTGACCCCGCTGCGCCCAGAACTGGAAGATATTTTTCTGGAGCTGGTGGGACAAAGTGGGGACGCCTCGCACGCCCACGCCGCGCAGGAGGCCGCCCATGCCTAA
- the pstS gene encoding phosphate ABC transporter substrate-binding protein PstS produces the protein MNKLLTVGLTLLAAASASASAQTITGAGASFPYPLYSKMFAEYKKQSGVSVNYQSVGSGAGQKQIINRTVDFGASDNFMTNAMMAPAPAPLLHVPTAIGAVVPAFNVPGVSNLKLTGDVLASIYLGNIKTWNHARIKELNPGVTLPGLPITVVRRSDSSGTTYVFTDYLSGVNSTFASRVGRGNSVKWPWGSAAKGNDGVAGAVKNTPGALGYVELAYAKQNKLAFAQLKNKAGNWITADNGPASAAAAGVVMPGDTRVSIVNSANAQAWPISSFTYVIFYKEQKYGNRTQAQGKALKSLLWWMTHDGQKYNEGLDYAKLPAGVMPKVEKVIKSMTYGGQAL, from the coding sequence ATGAACAAACTGCTGACCGTGGGTTTGACCCTGCTGGCCGCCGCCAGCGCTTCCGCTTCTGCACAGACCATCACTGGCGCTGGTGCATCTTTCCCTTACCCGCTGTACTCCAAGATGTTCGCTGAGTATAAGAAGCAGTCTGGCGTCAGTGTGAACTACCAGTCGGTGGGTTCCGGCGCAGGCCAAAAGCAGATCATCAACCGCACCGTTGACTTTGGGGCCAGCGACAACTTCATGACCAACGCCATGATGGCTCCCGCACCTGCGCCGCTGCTGCACGTGCCCACCGCCATCGGCGCTGTCGTTCCTGCTTTCAACGTTCCCGGTGTGAGCAACCTCAAGCTGACCGGTGACGTCTTGGCTTCGATCTACCTGGGCAACATCAAGACCTGGAACCATGCCCGCATCAAGGAACTGAACCCCGGCGTGACCCTGCCTGGTTTGCCCATCACCGTGGTGCGCCGCTCGGATTCCTCCGGCACCACCTACGTGTTCACGGATTACCTGAGCGGCGTCAACTCCACCTTCGCCAGCCGCGTGGGCCGTGGCAACTCGGTCAAGTGGCCCTGGGGCAGCGCGGCCAAGGGCAACGACGGCGTGGCCGGAGCCGTGAAGAACACCCCCGGTGCACTGGGCTACGTGGAACTGGCCTACGCCAAGCAGAACAAACTGGCCTTCGCTCAGCTGAAAAACAAAGCCGGTAACTGGATCACTGCCGACAACGGCCCCGCTTCGGCTGCCGCTGCTGGTGTGGTGATGCCGGGCGACACCCGTGTCAGCATCGTGAACTCCGCCAACGCCCAGGCCTGGCCCATCTCCAGCTTCACCTACGTCATCTTCTACAAAGAGCAGAAGTACGGGAACCGCACCCAGGCCCAGGGCAAAGCCCTCAAGAGCCTGCTGTGGTGGATGACCCACGACGGCCAGAAGTACAACGAAGGCCTGGACTACGCCAAGCTGCCCGCTGGCGTGATGCCCAAAGTCGAGAAAGTCATCAAAAGCATGACCTACGGCGGCCAAGCCCTGTAA
- a CDS encoding aromatic amino acid transport family protein — translation MKDFPYHYLMPSVTEYLEGDQAGLRRAVLLGTGIPLVVYLLWQFAIFGLIPQAELMQVRDLDALSQVMTQATGNQNLGLAVQVFSALALTTSVLGVGLALLHSLRDVLGGWLGKARWLWLGLLTFVPPTLLATLYPQGFVALLGYAGILAVLYTVLLPGLLLLRVRRQHPTSAPRLGGQPAIWLSLGLGAAIILIPLLVQAGWLPAVAS, via the coding sequence CTGAAGGATTTTCCGTACCACTACCTGATGCCCAGCGTCACCGAGTATCTGGAAGGTGACCAGGCAGGGCTGCGGCGCGCCGTACTGCTGGGCACCGGCATTCCGCTGGTGGTCTATCTGCTGTGGCAGTTCGCCATCTTTGGCCTGATTCCGCAGGCAGAATTGATGCAGGTCCGTGACCTGGACGCGCTGAGCCAGGTCATGACCCAGGCCACTGGCAATCAGAATCTCGGTCTAGCAGTGCAAGTGTTCTCGGCACTGGCGCTTACCACTTCGGTGCTGGGCGTGGGTCTGGCGTTGCTGCACTCGCTACGCGACGTGCTGGGCGGGTGGCTCGGGAAGGCCCGGTGGCTCTGGTTGGGCTTGCTGACCTTCGTCCCCCCTACCCTGCTCGCCACACTGTATCCCCAGGGCTTCGTGGCATTACTGGGGTATGCAGGCATACTGGCGGTTCTGTATACCGTGCTGCTGCCGGGTCTGCTGCTGCTCAGGGTCCGCCGTCAGCACCCAACTTCAGCGCCGCGCCTGGGTGGACAACCCGCCATCTGGCTTAGCCTGGGCCTAGGAGCTGCCATCATCCTGATTCCGCTGCTGGTGCAAGCGGGCTGGCTGCCTGCAGTTGCTTCCTAA
- a CDS encoding transposase — protein sequence MGKQRKTWSPELKEQIVLAVLSGEHTIAEAAREYEVSESLIHTWRAQFLEAGRARLQGARPDAAQKKLKKEVQQLKAIIADKELSLYIAKKIRGL from the coding sequence ATGGGAAAACAGCGCAAAACTTGGTCACCTGAACTCAAGGAACAGATTGTTCTGGCTGTCCTGAGCGGGGAGCACACCATCGCAGAAGCTGCTCGTGAATACGAGGTCAGCGAGAGCTTGATTCACACCTGGCGTGCCCAGTTTCTGGAAGCGGGCCGTGCCCGCCTCCAGGGAGCCAGGCCGGATGCGGCTCAAAAGAAGCTGAAGAAGGAAGTCCAGCAGCTCAAGGCCATCATTGCGGATAAGGAATTGTCGCTCTACATCGCAAAAAAAATCCGGGGTCTCTGA
- a CDS encoding glutaminyl-peptide cyclotransferase produces MSPLLSRLIWTSMLPLLLLACQPPAARVGTTPSAPAAQADTSPVPASAEPTADATPATLSAEIVARHPHDPAAFTQGLQWVDGRLLESTGQVGESGVRWVTPETGEVEVHTATPNAEAFGEGSTWLNGQVYHITWQTGEAYRFDEALKLQETYRYQGEGWGLTQDGKSLIMSDGSASLFWRDPATFRVTDTVGVSDAGQPVPQLNELEWAEGSVWANVWMQDRIARIDPESGKVTGWLDASALAEEARQQAEKQGRPLTTDDVLNGIAYNPDSGHFYLTGKRWPLLFEVKVRGE; encoded by the coding sequence ATGTCACCCCTTCTGTCCCGCCTGATCTGGACTTCCATGCTGCCGCTGTTGCTGCTGGCCTGTCAGCCGCCTGCCGCGCGGGTGGGAACCACGCCTTCGGCTCCTGCAGCCCAGGCAGACACTTCTCCAGTGCCTGCATCCGCCGAGCCGACTGCTGACGCAACCCCGGCTACGCTGAGCGCCGAGATCGTAGCGCGCCATCCACACGACCCGGCGGCCTTTACCCAGGGGCTGCAGTGGGTAGATGGCCGCTTGCTGGAAAGTACAGGGCAGGTCGGGGAATCGGGCGTGCGCTGGGTCACGCCTGAAACCGGCGAAGTAGAGGTGCACACAGCCACCCCCAATGCCGAAGCCTTCGGTGAGGGGTCCACCTGGTTGAACGGTCAGGTGTACCACATCACTTGGCAAACCGGCGAAGCCTACCGCTTTGACGAGGCGCTGAAATTGCAGGAAACCTACCGCTACCAGGGTGAGGGCTGGGGCCTGACCCAGGACGGCAAGTCGCTGATCATGAGCGACGGCAGTGCCAGCCTGTTCTGGCGCGATCCTGCCACCTTCCGTGTGACGGACACCGTCGGCGTGAGTGATGCGGGCCAGCCCGTGCCGCAGCTGAACGAACTGGAGTGGGCCGAAGGGTCCGTCTGGGCCAATGTCTGGATGCAGGACCGCATCGCTAGAATCGATCCGGAGAGTGGCAAGGTCACCGGCTGGCTGGACGCCTCCGCGTTGGCCGAAGAAGCCCGCCAGCAGGCCGAGAAACAGGGGCGGCCCCTAACCACCGACGACGTGCTGAACGGCATCGCCTATAACCCGGACAGCGGCCACTTTTACCTCACCGGCAAGCGCTGGCCGCTGCTGTTTGAGGTGAAGGTCAGAGGGGAATAA
- a CDS encoding aromatic amino acid transport family protein, producing the protein MTTRPTTSLLRDDRTWGSTFIIAGTTIGAGMLAMPLTSAGLGFGLTALALINMWALSAYTALQFAEIYRHHSASDGLASLTSHYFGAAGKWSVTAVLLLFMYAISAAYISAGGGLVSGVSPLAEAGGSVLYALAVAAVVLLGAVSVDRLTRVLFAVMVLVFALLMALLLPQMAPDRLSTGPVTPGLYFSALPVLFTAFGFHAVR; encoded by the coding sequence ATGACCACCCGACCCACCACCTCGCTGCTCCGGGACGACCGCACCTGGGGCAGCACTTTTATCATCGCCGGAACCACCATCGGCGCGGGCATGTTGGCCATGCCACTCACTTCCGCTGGCCTGGGCTTTGGTCTGACGGCACTGGCATTGATCAACATGTGGGCACTGTCGGCCTACACGGCGCTGCAATTTGCCGAGATTTACCGTCACCACTCCGCCAGCGATGGTCTGGCCAGCCTGACCAGTCATTATTTTGGCGCAGCCGGCAAATGGTCCGTGACTGCAGTGTTGCTGCTGTTCATGTACGCCATCTCAGCGGCATATATCAGCGCGGGGGGTGGGCTGGTGAGCGGTGTGTCGCCACTGGCAGAAGCTGGCGGTAGCGTGCTGTATGCGCTAGCGGTAGCGGCGGTGGTCTTACTGGGCGCGGTCAGTGTGGACCGCCTAACACGCGTACTTTTTGCGGTGATGGTGCTGGTCTTTGCCCTGCTCATGGCATTGCTGCTGCCCCAGATGGCGCCGGACCGTCTATCGACCGGCCCCGTAACGCCAGGCCTGTATTTTTCGGCGCTTCCGGTGCTGTTTACGGCCTTTGGATTTCACGCCGTGAGGTAG